From Blastochloris viridis, one genomic window encodes:
- a CDS encoding 2,3-bisphosphoglycerate-dependent phosphoglycerate mutase, with product MSERLLVLCRHGQSEWNLKNLFTGWKDPGLTELGVAEAKTAGQKLKALGLQFDIAFTSALSRAQETLRLALDEIGQPNLETIRDWRLNERDYGDLTGLNKDDARKKWGEEQVHVWRRSYDVPPPGGESLKDTVARTLPYYVQDILPQVLQGKRVLVSAHGNSLRALVMVLERLTPEGILKRELATGVPIVYRLKADSTVESVHDLAG from the coding sequence ATGAGCGAGCGCCTCCTCGTGCTCTGCCGTCACGGCCAGAGCGAGTGGAACCTGAAGAACCTGTTCACCGGCTGGAAAGACCCCGGCCTGACCGAACTCGGCGTCGCCGAGGCCAAGACCGCCGGCCAGAAGCTGAAAGCGCTCGGCCTTCAGTTCGACATCGCCTTCACCTCGGCGCTCAGCCGCGCCCAGGAGACGCTGCGCCTGGCCCTCGACGAGATCGGCCAGCCGAACCTCGAGACCATCCGCGACTGGCGTCTCAACGAGCGCGACTACGGCGATCTCACCGGCCTCAACAAGGACGATGCCCGCAAGAAGTGGGGCGAGGAGCAGGTTCACGTCTGGCGCCGGTCCTACGACGTGCCCCCGCCCGGCGGCGAAAGCCTGAAGGATACCGTCGCCCGCACCCTGCCATACTACGTGCAGGACATCCTGCCGCAGGTGCTGCAGGGCAAGCGCGTCTTGGTTTCCGCCCATGGCAACTCGCTGCGCGCGCTGGTGATGGTGCTGGAGCGGCTCACGCCGGAAGGCATCCTGAAGCGCGAACTCGCCACCGGCGTGCCGATCGTCTACCGCCTTAAGGCCGACTCCACGGTCGAGAGCGTGCACGATCTGGCCGGCTGA
- a CDS encoding alpha/beta hydrolase — MAALVFPDATVFTDAAIRPDTKAFNADLVRKLASLPDPWSFPAAVVRERRAQGLGPIPLAPKSPRAETVVIKGPGGDLALRVIAPRGQPRGVYLHLHGGGWTLGAADQQDPQLERGAAFAGFVAVSVDYRLAPEQPYPAGPDDCEAAALWLVQEGARRFGTSRFAIGGESAGAHLAVVTMLRLRDRHGLTPFRGANLVAGCYDLALTPSAAGWGNEKLVINTRDIRMFVRSFLSNGGNLLDADVSPLRANLAGLPPALFTVGTRDPLLDDTLFLAARWAAAGLRAELAVYPGGCHAFTLFDCGIAVDGLARSEAFLVGLP; from the coding sequence ATGGCCGCGCTCGTCTTTCCCGATGCTACCGTGTTCACCGACGCGGCGATCCGCCCCGACACCAAGGCCTTCAACGCCGATCTCGTTCGCAAGCTCGCCAGCCTGCCCGACCCGTGGTCGTTTCCGGCGGCGGTTGTGCGCGAGCGGCGGGCGCAGGGGCTCGGCCCGATTCCGCTGGCGCCCAAGAGCCCGCGGGCGGAGACCGTCGTCATCAAGGGGCCGGGCGGCGACCTCGCGCTGCGGGTGATCGCGCCGCGCGGGCAGCCGCGCGGGGTCTATCTTCATCTCCACGGCGGCGGCTGGACGCTGGGCGCCGCCGACCAGCAGGACCCGCAGCTGGAGCGCGGCGCCGCCTTCGCCGGCTTCGTCGCGGTGTCGGTCGACTACCGCCTCGCGCCGGAGCAGCCCTATCCGGCCGGACCGGACGACTGCGAGGCGGCGGCGCTGTGGCTGGTGCAGGAAGGCGCCCGGCGGTTCGGCACCTCGCGCTTTGCCATCGGCGGCGAGTCGGCCGGCGCCCACCTCGCAGTGGTGACGATGTTGCGGCTGCGCGACCGCCACGGCCTGACGCCGTTCCGCGGCGCCAACCTGGTGGCGGGCTGCTACGACTTGGCGCTAACGCCGAGCGCGGCGGGGTGGGGCAATGAAAAGCTGGTGATCAACACCCGCGACATCCGCATGTTCGTGCGCAGCTTTTTGTCCAACGGCGGCAATCTGCTCGATGCCGACGTCTCGCCGCTGCGCGCGAACCTCGCCGGCCTGCCGCCGGCGCTGTTCACGGTCGGCACCCGCGACCCGCTGCTCGACGACACCTTGTTCCTGGCGGCGCGCTGGGCGGCAGCCGGGCTGCGGGCGGAGCTGGCGGTCTATCCCGGCGGCTGCCACGCCTTCACGCTGTTCGACTGCGGCATTGCGGTCGACGGCCTCGCCCGCAGCGAGGCATTCCTGGTCGGCCTGCCGTAA
- a CDS encoding 2-isopropylmalate synthase produces the protein MTANPQSDAATESTAKDRVIIFDTTLRDGEQCPGATMTLEEKLQVADLLDEMGVDVIEAGFPIASNGDFEAVSLVAARMKNASVCGLARAAFKDIDRAAEALKGARRPRIHTFISTSPVHMKWKLQKTPDEVHELVVAQVSRARNHVEDVEWSCEDGTRTEHDFLCKVVESAIRAGATTINIPDTVGYTTPEEYFALIKMVRERVPNSDKAIFSVHCHDDLGMAVANSLAGLRAGARQIECTVNGIGERAGNAAMEEVVMAIQTRGDVLPFASGIKTEMLTRASKLVSAVTSFPVQYNKAVVGRNAFAHESGIHQDGMLKHTQTYEIMTPESVGVKQTSLVMGKHSGRNAFREKLKQLGYQLGDNEFEDAFNRFKDLADRKKVVYDEDIEALVDQEIATAQDRIKLVSLSVIAGTHGPQRATMRLEVDGARVLEEAEGNGPVDAVFNAIKALVPHDAKLELYQVHAVTEGTDAQAEVSVRLSEGGKTVTGRGADPDTLVASAKAYLSALNKLILKREQLHSTAAE, from the coding sequence ATGACCGCCAACCCGCAGTCCGACGCCGCGACCGAGTCCACCGCCAAAGACCGCGTCATCATCTTCGACACCACGCTGCGCGACGGCGAGCAGTGCCCCGGCGCCACCATGACGCTGGAGGAGAAGCTGCAGGTCGCCGACCTCCTGGACGAGATGGGCGTCGACGTCATCGAGGCCGGCTTCCCGATCGCCTCCAACGGCGATTTCGAGGCGGTGTCGCTGGTCGCCGCGCGCATGAAGAACGCCTCGGTCTGCGGCCTCGCCCGCGCCGCCTTCAAGGACATCGACCGCGCCGCCGAGGCGCTGAAAGGCGCGCGCCGGCCGCGCATCCACACCTTCATCTCGACCTCGCCGGTCCATATGAAGTGGAAGCTGCAGAAGACCCCGGACGAGGTGCATGAGCTGGTGGTCGCCCAGGTGTCGCGCGCCCGCAACCACGTCGAAGACGTCGAATGGAGCTGCGAGGACGGCACCCGCACCGAGCACGACTTTTTGTGCAAGGTGGTCGAGAGCGCCATCAGGGCCGGCGCCACCACCATCAATATTCCCGACACCGTCGGCTATACGACGCCGGAGGAGTATTTCGCCCTGATCAAGATGGTGCGCGAGCGCGTGCCGAACTCCGACAAGGCGATCTTCTCGGTGCACTGCCACGACGACCTCGGCATGGCGGTGGCCAACTCGCTGGCCGGCCTCCGCGCCGGTGCCCGCCAGATCGAATGCACCGTCAACGGCATCGGCGAGCGCGCCGGCAACGCCGCCATGGAAGAGGTGGTGATGGCGATCCAGACCCGCGGGGACGTCCTTCCGTTCGCGAGTGGCATCAAGACCGAGATGTTGACGCGCGCCTCCAAGCTGGTGTCGGCGGTGACCTCGTTCCCGGTGCAGTACAACAAGGCGGTGGTCGGCCGGAACGCCTTCGCCCACGAGAGCGGCATCCACCAGGACGGCATGCTCAAGCACACCCAGACCTATGAGATCATGACGCCGGAGAGCGTCGGCGTGAAGCAGACCTCGCTGGTGATGGGCAAGCACTCCGGCCGCAACGCCTTCCGCGAGAAGCTGAAGCAGCTCGGCTATCAACTGGGCGACAACGAGTTCGAAGACGCCTTCAACCGCTTCAAGGATCTCGCCGACCGCAAGAAGGTGGTCTACGACGAGGACATCGAGGCGTTGGTCGACCAGGAGATCGCCACCGCGCAGGACCGCATCAAGCTGGTGTCGCTGTCGGTGATCGCCGGCACCCACGGGCCGCAGCGTGCCACCATGCGGCTCGAAGTCGACGGCGCGCGCGTGCTGGAGGAGGCCGAGGGCAACGGGCCGGTGGATGCGGTGTTCAACGCCATCAAGGCATTGGTGCCGCACGATGCCAAGCTCGAACTCTACCAGGTCCACGCCGTCACCGAGGGCACCGACGCCCAGGCCGAGGTTTCGGTCCGGCTCTCGGAAGGCGGCAAGACGGTGACCGGCCGCGGCGCCGACCCCGACACGCTGGTGGCGTCGGCCAAGGCCTACCTCTCGGCGCTGAACAAGCTGATCTTGAAGCGCGAGCAGCTGCACTCGACCGCTGCGGAATGA
- the pyrF gene encoding orotidine-5'-phosphate decarboxylase — MIVPARERLIVALDVPSVAEAEHLVETLAESAVFYKIGLELAIAGGIDFAGELIAAGYQVFLDLKLHDIANTVERATRKAAELGVSFLTVHAYPQTMRAAVAGRGDSELKILGVSVLTSWDQSDLAAAGVEASVAATVARRAAQAKEAGVDGLVCSAEEVAAVRAVVGRDMALVTPGIRPTGSAVGDQKRVMGPGAAIRAGADFLVVGRPIIAAPDPKRAADLIVGEIAAAAAI, encoded by the coding sequence ATGATCGTACCGGCCCGCGAACGCCTGATCGTTGCGCTCGACGTTCCGAGCGTCGCCGAAGCTGAGCATTTGGTCGAGACGCTCGCCGAATCGGCGGTGTTCTACAAGATCGGGCTTGAGCTCGCGATCGCCGGCGGCATCGACTTCGCCGGCGAGCTGATCGCCGCCGGCTACCAGGTGTTCCTCGATCTCAAGCTGCACGACATCGCCAACACGGTGGAGCGCGCCACCCGTAAAGCCGCCGAGCTCGGGGTGTCGTTCCTCACCGTTCATGCCTATCCGCAGACCATGCGCGCCGCGGTCGCCGGGCGAGGCGATTCGGAGCTGAAGATTCTCGGCGTCAGTGTTCTCACCTCGTGGGACCAGAGCGACCTCGCCGCCGCCGGTGTCGAGGCCTCGGTCGCCGCCACCGTCGCCCGCCGTGCCGCCCAGGCCAAGGAAGCCGGCGTCGACGGCCTGGTGTGCTCGGCCGAGGAGGTCGCGGCGGTGCGCGCCGTGGTCGGGCGCGACATGGCGCTGGTGACGCCGGGCATTCGCCCGACCGGCTCCGCCGTCGGCGACCAGAAGCGGGTGATGGGTCCGGGCGCGGCGATCCGGGCCGGCGCCGACTTCCTCGTCGTCGGCCGGCCGATCATCGCAGCGCCCGATCCCAAGCGCGCCGCCGACCTTATCGTCGGCGAGATCGCCGCGGCCGCCGCGATCTGA
- a CDS encoding secondary thiamine-phosphate synthase enzyme YjbQ, translating to MTIRQSAIARGTVDRWAATTLEVATRGRGLVEMTEAVAAFVAASGVGEGVVTVFCRHTSASLTIQENADPDVQTDLVAALDRLAPEDAGWVHRCEGPDDMPAHVKAMLSGVSLAVPIRGGRLALGTWQGIYLIEHRARPHRREVVLHAIGA from the coding sequence GTGACCATTCGCCAAAGTGCCATCGCCCGCGGCACCGTCGACCGCTGGGCCGCGACCACGCTGGAGGTTGCGACGCGCGGCCGCGGCCTGGTGGAGATGACCGAGGCGGTGGCGGCGTTCGTCGCCGCCAGCGGCGTCGGCGAGGGGGTGGTGACGGTGTTCTGCCGTCACACCTCGGCTTCGCTCACCATCCAGGAGAACGCCGACCCGGACGTGCAGACCGACCTCGTCGCCGCGCTCGACCGGCTGGCGCCGGAGGACGCCGGCTGGGTGCATCGCTGCGAGGGGCCGGACGACATGCCGGCCCACGTCAAGGCCATGCTGTCCGGCGTCTCGCTCGCCGTCCCGATCCGGGGCGGCCGGCTCGCGCTCGGCACCTGGCAGGGCATCTATCTGATCGAGCACCGCGCCCGGCCGCACCGGCGCGAGGTGGTGCTCCACGCCATCGGGGCATGA
- the dnaJ gene encoding molecular chaperone DnaJ yields MSKRDYYEILGVAREASEGDLKSAFRKLAMKWHPDRNPGDDQAEHRFKELNEAYDVLKDEQKRAAYDRFGHAAFEHGMGGPGPAGFGADFANTFADIFDDLFGVGGRARSRASGRERGADLRYNMEISLTEAYKGKSAQIRIPTTVSCEACSGSGAKPGTSPTPCRACGGAGRIRHQQGFFTLERTCPTCQGRGTVIDDPCQVCGGAGRITRDRTLGVNIPPGVEDGTRIRLSGEGEAGVRGGPSGDLYIFLSIQPHAFFQREGSDLYCRVPISMVTAALGGEFQVPTIDGGKTKVKVPEGTQSGKRFRLAGKGMPVLRSKAYGDMYVQVVIETPQKLSKRQRELLQEFDKASSKENHPESAGFFAKVREFFDGMRE; encoded by the coding sequence ATGTCCAAACGCGACTATTACGAAATTCTCGGCGTTGCGCGCGAGGCCAGCGAGGGCGACCTCAAATCGGCCTTCCGCAAGCTCGCGATGAAGTGGCACCCGGACCGCAACCCGGGGGACGATCAGGCCGAGCACCGCTTCAAGGAGCTCAACGAGGCCTACGACGTCCTCAAGGATGAGCAGAAGCGCGCCGCCTACGACCGGTTCGGCCACGCCGCCTTCGAGCACGGCATGGGCGGACCCGGCCCGGCCGGGTTCGGCGCCGATTTCGCCAATACCTTCGCCGATATCTTCGACGATCTGTTCGGGGTGGGCGGCAGGGCACGCTCGCGCGCCTCCGGCCGCGAGCGTGGTGCCGACCTCCGCTACAACATGGAGATCTCGCTCACCGAGGCTTACAAGGGCAAATCGGCCCAGATCCGCATCCCGACCACGGTGTCGTGCGAGGCCTGCTCCGGCTCGGGCGCCAAGCCGGGAACCAGCCCGACGCCCTGCCGCGCCTGCGGCGGCGCCGGCCGCATCCGCCACCAGCAGGGCTTCTTCACGCTGGAGCGCACCTGCCCGACCTGCCAGGGCCGCGGCACGGTGATCGACGACCCCTGCCAGGTCTGCGGCGGCGCCGGCCGCATCACCCGCGACCGCACGCTCGGCGTAAACATCCCGCCCGGCGTCGAGGACGGCACCCGCATCCGCCTCTCCGGCGAGGGCGAGGCCGGCGTACGCGGCGGGCCGAGCGGCGATCTCTACATCTTCCTGTCGATTCAGCCCCACGCCTTCTTCCAGCGTGAGGGCTCGGACCTGTATTGCCGGGTGCCGATCTCGATGGTGACCGCGGCACTGGGGGGCGAGTTCCAGGTGCCGACCATCGACGGCGGCAAGACCAAGGTGAAGGTGCCGGAGGGCACCCAGTCCGGCAAGCGCTTCCGCCTGGCGGGGAAGGGCATGCCGGTGCTGCGCTCGAAAGCCTATGGCGACATGTACGTCCAGGTGGTGATCGAGACGCCGCAGAAACTCTCGAAGCGGCAACGCGAACTGCTACAGGAGTTCGACAAGGCGTCATCCAAGGAGAACCATCCTGAATCCGCAGGCTTTTTCGCCAAGGTTCGGGAATTCTTTGACGGGATGCGCGAGTGA
- a CDS encoding class I SAM-dependent methyltransferase, producing MLQKTLQQKKPLRLDDELRFLQSWFQRPLTTGAVAPSGRALAKAMAEQVDLARPGPVVELGPGTGAVTEALIARGLDPSRLVLVEFNTEFSHLMSRRYPTATVVHGDAYTLTRTLRHQLAEPAAAVVSSLPLFTKPLLHRLTLLNAAFRLMQPGAPFIQFTYAVVPPIPKDAGDYTATVTRRIWLNVPPARVWVYRRA from the coding sequence ATGCTCCAGAAAACGCTCCAACAGAAGAAGCCGCTGCGCCTCGACGATGAGCTGCGCTTTCTGCAGTCGTGGTTCCAGCGGCCATTGACCACCGGTGCCGTCGCGCCGTCAGGGCGCGCGTTGGCCAAGGCCATGGCCGAACAGGTCGATCTGGCCCGGCCTGGGCCCGTGGTCGAACTTGGTCCCGGCACCGGCGCAGTTACCGAAGCGCTGATCGCCCGCGGCCTCGACCCCAGCCGTCTGGTCCTGGTCGAGTTCAACACCGAATTCAGCCACCTGATGTCGCGCCGCTATCCCACCGCCACGGTGGTGCATGGCGACGCCTACACCTTGACGCGGACGCTGCGGCATCAACTGGCCGAGCCGGCCGCCGCGGTGGTGTCGTCGCTGCCGCTGTTCACCAAGCCGTTGCTGCACCGCCTGACCCTGCTCAACGCCGCGTTCCGGCTGATGCAGCCCGGCGCGCCGTTCATCCAGTTCACTTACGCGGTGGTGCCGCCGATCCCCAAGGACGCCGGCGACTACACCGCCACCGTAACCCGGCGTATCTGGCTGAACGTGCCGCCGGCGCGGGTCTGGGTTTACCGCCGAGCTTGA
- the dapB gene encoding 4-hydroxy-tetrahydrodipicolinate reductase: MADLRLVVVGAGGRMGRALVRAISEARGVMLVGAIERAGAPTLGRDAGVLAGLPALGVPVLDDPAAAFAKADGVLDFTTPAVSLAYAALAAKSGLVHVIGTTGFSAEEAAQLEPASRSAVLVKSGNMSLGVNLLAALVKRAAATLGPEFDIEIVEMHHRMKVDAPSGTALLLGEAAAAGRGTALNDHAARGRDGMTGARREGDIGFASLRGGTVVGDHDVVFAGPFERIVLGHKAEDRMIFARGALKAAQWGFGKAPGLYSMADVLGLTDI; the protein is encoded by the coding sequence ATGGCCGATCTGCGGCTGGTGGTGGTGGGTGCCGGCGGGCGCATGGGGCGCGCTCTGGTGCGGGCGATTTCGGAGGCGCGCGGCGTCATGCTGGTTGGCGCGATCGAGCGGGCCGGGGCGCCGACGCTCGGGCGCGACGCCGGTGTGCTGGCCGGGCTGCCGGCGCTGGGCGTGCCGGTGCTGGACGATCCCGCCGCCGCCTTCGCCAAGGCGGACGGCGTGCTCGACTTCACCACGCCCGCGGTGAGCCTTGCCTACGCCGCCCTCGCGGCGAAATCCGGCCTCGTCCACGTCATCGGCACCACCGGCTTCTCGGCGGAGGAGGCGGCACAACTCGAACCGGCGTCCCGCAGCGCGGTGCTGGTCAAGTCCGGCAACATGAGCCTCGGCGTCAACCTGCTCGCCGCGCTGGTGAAGCGTGCCGCGGCGACGCTGGGGCCCGAGTTCGACATCGAGATCGTCGAGATGCACCACCGCATGAAGGTGGACGCCCCCTCCGGCACCGCGCTGCTGCTGGGCGAGGCGGCGGCCGCGGGCCGCGGCACCGCGCTCAACGACCACGCCGCCCGCGGCCGCGACGGCATGACCGGCGCACGGCGCGAGGGTGACATCGGCTTTGCTTCGCTGCGCGGCGGCACCGTGGTGGGCGACCACGACGTGGTGTTCGCAGGTCCGTTCGAGCGCATCGTCCTCGGCCACAAGGCCGAAGACCGCATGATCTTCGCCCGCGGCGCGCTCAAGGCCGCGCAATGGGGCTTCGGCAAGGCGCCGGGCCTTTATTCCATGGCCGACGTGCTCGGCCTCACGGATATCTGA
- a CDS encoding ISAs1 family transposase, which produces MEPAEPDFAALGEALVFLDYFKDMPDPRQRGKVMYSLEEVLLLCLLAVLAGAETFVDIARFGETKLDLLRRFRTFLHGTPSHDHLGDILATLDAAQFQRCFVAWVAAVTGAPADVIAIDGKTLRRSAKRDAKAAVHMVSAFAARQRLVLGQVKVADKSNEIVAIPQLLALLSIEGAIVTIDAMGCQRAIAAQILAQKADYVLALKGNQGSLREDVELFAAEQKANGFKDTAISRHHSVDGDHGRIETRTTTVMHDVAWLRDRHDWPGLTSVVMVESMREIGAKCEQETRFYIASLASPADQLGPVIRSHWAVENSLHWIMDMVFRDDDCRVRTDHAPANFTTLKHMALNLIRKAPGKDSLRLKRKVAAWDDDFLASLLAA; this is translated from the coding sequence ATGGAGCCAGCGGAACCGGACTTTGCCGCGCTTGGGGAAGCTCTTGTTTTCCTGGACTATTTCAAGGACATGCCCGACCCGCGCCAGCGCGGCAAGGTGATGTACTCGCTGGAGGAGGTGCTGCTGCTGTGCCTGCTGGCGGTGCTGGCCGGCGCCGAGACCTTCGTCGACATCGCAAGGTTCGGCGAGACGAAGCTCGACCTGCTGCGCCGGTTCCGCACGTTTCTCCATGGCACCCCCTCGCACGACCACCTCGGCGACATCCTCGCCACCCTCGATGCTGCGCAGTTCCAGCGTTGCTTCGTCGCCTGGGTGGCGGCGGTGACCGGGGCGCCCGCAGACGTGATCGCCATCGACGGCAAGACGCTGCGCCGCTCGGCTAAGAGGGACGCCAAGGCGGCGGTCCACATGGTGTCCGCCTTCGCGGCGCGCCAGCGCCTGGTGCTCGGCCAGGTCAAGGTGGCCGACAAGTCGAACGAGATCGTCGCCATCCCCCAACTGCTCGCTCTGCTGTCGATCGAGGGCGCCATCGTCACCATCGACGCCATGGGCTGCCAGCGCGCCATCGCCGCGCAAATCCTCGCCCAGAAGGCCGACTATGTGCTGGCCCTGAAAGGCAACCAGGGCAGCTTGCGAGAGGACGTCGAGCTGTTCGCCGCCGAGCAGAAAGCCAATGGTTTCAAGGACACAGCGATCAGCCGCCATCACAGCGTCGATGGCGATCACGGCCGCATCGAGACCCGCACCACCACGGTGATGCACGACGTGGCTTGGCTCCGAGACCGTCACGATTGGCCCGGCCTGACCAGTGTCGTCATGGTCGAAAGCATGCGCGAGATCGGCGCCAAGTGCGAGCAGGAGACCCGCTTCTACATCGCCTCGCTGGCGTCCCCGGCCGACCAGCTCGGACCCGTCATCCGCAGCCATTGGGCGGTGGAGAACAGCCTGCATTGGATCATGGACATGGTGTTCCGCGATGACGACTGCCGCGTCCGCACCGATCACGCCCCCGCCAATTTCACCACCCTCAAGCACATGGCCCTCAATCTCATCCGCAAGGCCCCGGGCAAGGATTCTCTCCGCCTCAAGCGAAAAGTCGCCGCCTGGGACGACGACTTCCTCGCAAGTCTCCTGGCAGCGTGA
- a CDS encoding DUF1330 domain-containing protein — protein sequence MAKGYWIARVAVNEQALYDEYRRRNAVAFAKFGGRFIVRGGPFEGLGSSKPHNVVLEFPSFEAAKACYASTEYQDAKQYLLRGCEVDLVIIEGYDGAQPA from the coding sequence ATGGCCAAGGGTTACTGGATCGCGCGGGTCGCGGTGAATGAGCAGGCGCTTTACGACGAGTACCGCCGGCGCAACGCCGTAGCGTTCGCCAAATTCGGCGGACGCTTCATCGTCCGCGGCGGCCCGTTCGAGGGGCTGGGCAGCTCCAAGCCCCACAACGTGGTGCTGGAATTCCCGAGCTTTGAAGCGGCGAAGGCCTGCTACGCCTCCACGGAATACCAGGACGCCAAGCAATACCTGTTGCGCGGCTGCGAGGTCGATCTGGTGATCATCGAGGGCTATGACGGGGCGCAGCCGGCCTGA